Genomic segment of bacterium:
TCCCCGGCTCGTTCCATTCTTCCCGACTCCGTCAGTGACTTCGGTCAAATCAGCCTCGCGGACGCCCGTCGCCTGTGACCTGGCTCACCCCTGCGATGCTTCGGACTCCTCAGAATGCTGGATGAGGAGCGGCTTTGCGGGCTCCTGATGCAGCGACTCCAGAGGCGGCTCAACATGCAGGTCTTGTCCTACCAGGTGGTGACTCCATCCGCCCCGATGGTCTGGACACCTCGTGAGGAAACCCCGGGTCCCCGTGAGGTCCTGGTGGCCGTGGAAGGATGTGGGGTTTGCCACACTGATCTGGGATTCTTCTATGACGGGGTCCCGACCCGGCACCCCTTTCCGTTGACGCTGGGCCATGAGGTGAGCGGTCGCGTCGTGGCGACCGGCCCTGGCGCGGAAGTCTGGCTGAATGAGGCGGTCATCGTGCCAGCCGTAATTCCCTGCGGGACCTGTCCGGCCTGTCGGGCAGGACGCGGCACGGTCTGCCCGCAGCAGGTCTTCCCCGGCAGCGACCTCCATGGCGGATTCGGGACCCATCTGCGCGTCCCGGCACATGGCCTTTGCCCGGTCCCTGATCTGAATGATCCCCTGACGAATCCTGCCGGACTGACGTTGGCAGATCTCTCAGTCATAGCTGATGCTGTCTCCACGCCCTATCAGGCCATTGTCCGAAGCGAACTGCAGCCCGGCGACCTGGCGATCTTCATCGGCGCTGGTGGCATTGGAGGGTTCGGGGTCCAGTTGGCAGCTGCGATGGGCGCACATGTGATTGCCATCGATGTGAATGAGCGGCGGCTGTCGCTGATGGCGGAGCATGGCGCTACTCTGGGACTGCGGGCAGATGCACTCGACTTCAAGGCGTTGCGGCAGGCTGTCCAGCATCAGGCCTCACTGCTTGAGGTGCCGTCCTGGCGGACCGTCATCTTCGAAACCTCCGGGACCGCAAAGGGCCAGGAACTGGCATTCGGGCTCCTGGGACATGGCAGTACGTTGATGGTGGTTGGGTTTACCAGCGACAAGGTGCAGGTGCGCCTCTCGAATCTCATGGCTTTTGATGCCCGGGCGATGGGGAACTGGGGCTGCCTTCCGGAGCACTACCCCGCCGTGCTGCAGCTCGTCCTCTCCGGAGCCGTGCAACTCCGGCCGTTTGTGGAGCATCACCCGCTGAGCGCGATCAACGACATTTTTCCCGCCCTGCATGAACGACGCATTACCCGCCGCGTGATTCTTCAGCCTGCCGGAGGTACCGCATGACTCTCAAAGATCACACGCTGGCAGCGTCGCCAGCGCAGTCGGGTGTGCTGTACGAAGAACGTCCGCTCACCACACTGGATGGAGCCTCCCATCCGGTGCTGCATACAGTGTGGATCACGCTGGACAACCCCAGCCAGCTCAACAGCTACACCACCGATATGGTGAAGAGCGTTATTCTCGGGATGCGACGCGCCTCCGCCGACCGGGCCGCGGTAGCCGTCGTTTTTACGGGGACTGGCACGCAGGCGTTTTGCACCGGGGGCAACACCAAGGAGTACGCGGAGTACTACGCCGGTCGCCCTGAGGAGTACCGCCAGTACATGCGGCTCTTCAACGACATGGTGAGCAGCATCCTGATGTGCGACAAGCCCGTCATTTGTCGTGTCAACGGGATGCGGCTGGCGGGAGGGCAGGAAATTGGGATGGCCTGTGATTTTTCGGTCGCCCAGGACCTGGCCCTCTTTGGGCAGGCGGGGCCGCGTCATGGTTCAGCCCCGGACGGCGGGTCCACCGACTTTCTTCCGCTCTTTGTCGGCATTGAGGCCGCAATGGAAAGCTGTACGCTCTGCGAGCCCTGGAGCGCCCACAAAGCCATGCAGCTGGGGTTACTGACCAACATCACCCCAGCCCTCCGTGTGGGCGACACCTGGCATCCCAATCCCCTGGTCATCACCGATCAACTGCTCGATGCCTATGGGCGTCCGGTCCTCGGTACCCCCAAGTCTGGCGAGGCCCGGGATGCCGGAAAGTCGCTTTTGCAGTCAGGAACCCTCGATCTGACCCTCCTCGATGAAGCCGTGGAGCAGCTCATCTGGAAGCTCGCCAACACGATGCCCGGCTGCCTGAGCAAAACGATCGAGAGTGTCAGAAAGCACAAGCTGGAGCACTGGGACCGCAACAAAGAAAGCAATCGCGCCTGGCTCGCGCTAAACATGATGACTGAAGGGCGCGCTGGTTTCCGGGCCTTCAATGAGGGCACCAAGGCCTGTCGGGAAGCTGACTTTCTCCTGATCCGTCAGCGCATCGCGGAAGGGGTAGGCTGGAACGATGCGCTGACCGCGGAAGCCCTGGCGAAGGTTCACGCTTCTGCCAATGGGCAGCTGCAGTCCTCCTGGAACGAGGCCAGCGGCCAATGACCACCGCCGCCACCCTGGACCCGGTCCATCTCGACCTTCAGCACGAAGGCGCACTGGCCGTCGTGACGTTGTCAGGACCGCCCGGCAATGTCCTCGATCTTCCAATGATGCAGGCGCTGTCGACCACCCTGACAGCACTGAGCGCCCAGCCTGCCCTGCGGGCCGTGGTCCTCACCGGCGCGGGGAAGCACTTTTCTTTTGGAGCCAGCGTACCGGAGCATCTGCCAGAGCGTGTCGGCACCATGCTGCCGAGTTTTCACCAGCTGATGCTGCAGGTGCTGAAGTTTCCGGTGCCGGTCATGGCCGCGATCCGGGGGGCCTGCCTGGGTGGTGGGCTGGAGCTGGCACTGGTTTGCCACCGGATCGTGGGAACTGCGGAGTGCCGACTGGGGCAGCCGGAAATCACGCTCGGCGTCTTTGCACCGGTCGCATCCGTACTCCTCGCCTCCCGGATTGGACAGGCCCGGGCGGAGGATCTCTGTCTCACCGGCCGTGTCATTGAGGCGCCAACCGCCCTCGCCTGGGGACTGCTTGACGACGTCACCGATGATCCGGTCGCCGCCTCGATTGACTGGGCTGTCGCCCACTACCTCCCCCGCTCAGCGGTCGCTCTGCGTCATGCCATGCGGGCGCTCCGCTGGCAGCTGATTCAGCAGATGCAGCAGCTCTTGCCGCTGCTGGAACATGCCTACCTCAACGAACTCATGGCCACGGCTGATGCCACCGAGGGGTTGCAGGCGTTTCTGGAAAAGCGATCCCCACTCTGGAGGCATGAATGAGTACTGCAGCCCCCCCGCTGTCGGCCCGACAGCAGTTTTTGCGACGAGCCGAGGACTGTTACCGCGATTACTCCCTGCAGAGCGTGCAGGACTGGAAGGCGGCAACCGGAGGCCTCGCCATCGGCTACATGCCGATCTACATCCCGCGGGAGTTACTGCATTCCCAGGGTGTCCTGCCCGTGGGACTCATGGGGGGGGGCGATGACCTGGAGATCATCCGTGGGGATGCCTACTACCAGTCTTACATCTGCCACATTCCCCGCAGCACGATTGAACTGGGGCTCAATGGCTCGCTGGATCCCCTGGATGGCATGCTCTTCCCCGCGATCTGCGATGTGATCCGCAATCTCTCGGGGATGTGGAAGCTCCTCTTCCCCGACAAGTTTGCGATGTACCTCGATGTCCCGCAGGATTTTCACAGGCTACGCGGTGGTCGGTTCTGGCGCCAGGAACTGGAGCAGTTGGCGTCGCAACTGACCGCCTGTGGCGCTCGCCCCTATGACCCGGATGCCCTGCGGGAAAGCCTCGCGCTCTACAACACCAATCGCCGACTGGTGCAAGCTCTCTACGACCTGCGTATCAGGGAGCCATGGCGAGTGCCTACCAGCGAGTTGTATCCACTGCTGCGCGCAGGCATGGTCCTGCCAGTTGAAACTTTTACCTCGTGGCTTGAAGAGTTTTATCAGCTTCTGCTGGCCGATGACACCTGCCGTCCGATGGATCAGGCACGGGTGCTGCTCACGGGATCCTTCTGCGAGCAGCCACCCCTGGGGCTCATCCGGACTCTCGAGAGGGCGGGGTGCTACATCGTGGATGACGACTTCGCGATCATCCATCGCTGGCTGCAGCATGACATCCCCCTGGAGGGAGATCCGCTGGAGAATCTGGCGAATGCGTTTCTCGAGGATGCGATGGCCAGTCCGACACGCTACATCGACGAAGCGGTGAAGGGTGCCGAATTGGTGCAGCGGGTCCAGGCGAGTCGTGCGGAGGGGGTCCTCTTCTGTGCGCCCAGCTTTTGTGATCCGGCTCTGCTTGATCAGCCAATGACAGTCGCCGCGATTGAAGCAGCCGGCATCCCCTGGACCGCGTTTAAGTACAGCGAAAACACCGGGCAGTTTCAGGTGATCCGGGAGCAGGCCGGCACCTTTGCTGATGCCCTCAAACTCTGGAGCGGACACTGACACCATGAGCACTTCCCCACCCGTCGTGCAGAAGGACTCCAGCCAGATTCGCCAGAAGGAGATGATTGCGGCGCACTTCCATCGTCTGGCGCTCTCCCCGGAGACCGGCGAGAACAACGTGTACACCTTCGTCCCCGGCAATCTGACCGAGCTCATCCGGGCCTTTGATCTGCTGCCGGTCCTGCCGGAAATCAATGCGCTGCAGTCAGGGATGCGGGGGAAGAGTCGCGAGTACATCGCGCTGGCGGAAAAAGCTGGCCACTCCGAAGATGTCTGCACCTATGTGAAGTGCGATCTGGGCATGATGAAGTCCGGCAACATCGGGCCCACCGGCGAGCGGCTGCCCGACCCCGACCTCCTGCTGCTCTCCTACACCGGCTGCTTCACTTTCCTCAAGTGGTTCGAGATTCTGCAGCAGGAATACAAAGCCCCCGTGGTGATGCTCCATGTCCCCTATCAGGGCGATGGAACCATCACCCCTCACATGCGGGACTATGTGGTGGAGCAGCTCCGGGACAAAGTGATTCCTGCCCTCGAAGAGATCTCAGGGCAAGCCTATGATGAAGCCAAACTGAAAGGCCTCCTCGCCAGGTCCCGCCAGGCGGAGGACGATCTGGTCTGGGTCCTCCAGTCCGCCCGCCATCGCCCCTCGCCCATCGATGCCTACTTTGGGGCGGTCTACTACGTCGGCCCCATCTTCAGTGCCTTTCGGGGTACTGAAGAAGCGGTCGGCTATTACCGTGCCCTGCGGGAAGAAGTCGAAGAGCGCATGGCTGCCGGTCTGGGACCGGTGACACCGGAAGGACAGCTGGCGGAAGAGCGTTATCGGGTGGTAGTGGAGGGTCCGCCAAACTGGACCAGCTTCCGTGAGTTCTGGCAGATGTTCGTCGATGAAGGTGCGGTGGTGGTCGCCTCCACCTACACCAAAGTCGGTGGCACCTATGACTTTGGTTTCCGCCACGATCCGGAGCACCCGCTGGAGACCCTCGCTGATTACTGTCTGGGGTGCTACACGAATCTCAACTTTCCCAGTCGCATCGACATGCTCTGCCGGTACATCGAGGAATACCAGGCCGATGGATTTCTCATTAACTCCGTGAAGAGCTGTAACTCCTTCAGCGCGGGACAGTTACTCATTCTGCGGGAGGTGGAGCGACGCACCGGCCGGCCCGGCGGCTTCATTGAAAGTGACCTGGTCGACCCCCGGTACTTCTCTCCCGCCAATATCAAGAACCGGCTGGAGTCGTACTTCCAGATGCTGGACCAAAAGCGGAGCGGAGGTCACTGATGGACTACTGTGTCGGCATTGACCTCGGCTCCACGACGACAAAAGCGGTCGTGATAGCTGATACCGGGGCGATCCTCGGACGGGGGATCACCAACAGTCGCTCCAGCTATGACGCGGCGTGTCAGGTCGCACTCACTGAAGCACTGATCAACACCCGCTTCGGTCTGATCAAAGAGGGTCTGCCACCCTCAGCCCTTGCCGAACTCGACACCTTCGAATTGGCGTTTCGCCAGGCGCAGTATCGACAGCAGCTCGACCTGCTCCGAACCACGCTTCATCAGGTCTGTACCGACCTGCAACTGGATGCCGTCTACCACGGCGCTATCGACTCCATCCTGGAGCAAATGGAAGCCGAAGCCCCTGCCCTCTATGCCCCCGGAGCCAGCCGCAAGAGCGACTTCTTCCGGGACCTCGGAGGAAGCCGATATCTGCAGCTCGCTGAGCGCATCGCACGGCAGACGCAGCTCCCCTACGACCTGCTCGTTGGGCTCTTCGACAAAGCAATTCTGCTGGTCGAGAACACGGTGGATGCCGCGGCGGAGTTTGGGCCGCTGTCGGCGATGGCACTCTCTTTGGTTCCGGACGCCTCAGAGGCATTGCGACGGGAAGTCGACCGGGTCGCGGCGCTGGAGCTCGTCCAGGAGGCGAGTGTCGGGACAGGCTATGGCCGGCAAAAGCTCCCGTTCCCGGAAAAGCAGATTCGTTCTGAGATTCTGTGTCACGGTCTCGGGGCACATGCCATGTTTCCCGGCACCCGGACGGTCCTCGACATCGGCGGACAGGACACCAAAGCCATCCAGGTCGATGAGGCGGGCATCGTCACCAGCTTTCAGATGAACGACCGCTGTGCCGCAGGCTGCGGACGCTATCTCGGTTACATCGCCGATGAGATGAACCTGGGCCTGCATGAGCTTGGCCCGATCGCCGAGGCTTCGCGCAGGCCTGTCCGGATCAACTCCACCTGCACGGTGTTCGCGGGGGCGGAATTGCGTGAGCGGCTCTCCCTGGGTGAGGAGCGCGAGGACATCCTCGCCGGATTGCATCGCGCCATCATCCTGCGAGCACTCTCACTCCTTGCCCGGTCCGGCGGAGTCGAGGATGAGTTCACTTTTACCGGTGGAGTCGCCCGCAATCCTGCCGCCGTGAAAGCCCTTCGCCAGTTGATCGAGGACAACTACGGGTCCCGGCAGATGAACATCTCGCCGGACTCCATCTACACCGGAGCGCTGGGGGCAGCCCTGTTCGCGCTTCGCAGCACCGCGCAGGCGGCCTGACAACAGGGGGCATTCCGCACATGACTCTGAGCGAACAGCCGGTGATCAGCGTCGGCTTCGATGTGGGGACTTCGACTGTCAAACTCGCAGTCATCCGTGAAACGGGTCCGGGTGAAATCACCCTGCTGCATCAGGCGACCGAGCGCACTCGACGTCGCAATCCATCGGAGGTCGCCGCCGGACTCTTCGATGTCGGACTCGAGAGCCTGGGCCTGAAAGCTGCAGATCTGGCGTATGTCGCGACCACGGGTGAAGGCGAAGTCGTGGAGTTCCGCACCGGGCATTTTTATGGCATGACCACCCACGCCCGCGGCGGGCTCTTCCTCGAACCGGAAGCCTGCGCCATCATCGATATCGGCGCACTCCATACCCGGGCAGTGCTGATGGACTCGCAGGCGAAAGTCCTGGGGTATCGCATGACCAGCCAGTGCGCCTCCGGGAGTGGCCAGTTCCTGGAAAACATCAGCCGGTACCTCGGTGTCACCATTGATGAGATCGGTCCCCTCTCATTGACAGCCGACAAGCCCGAAGTCTCCAGTTCGATTTGTGCCGTCCTGGCGGAGACTGATGTGATCAACCTGGTCTCACAGGGCATCAGCATTCCTAGCATCCTCAAGGGGATTCACTTGTCAATGGCCCAGCGTTACGTCCGGCTCCTGACCAGCGCCCGGGCACAGGGTGTCGTGCTGGTCACCGGTGGACTCGCCTACGATGTCGGGCTCATGGCCACCTTGCGGGAAGCGGCCGCCGAGCAGCAGGCACCGCTGGAGTTCCGGACTCACCCGCAATCCATCCTGGCGGGCGCGATCGGGGCTGCGATCTGGGGTGCCTACCGGGCCCGCAAACTCGCACTGGAACCAACCGGAGTCGCGGCATGAAAACTGACGCCGCCCCCTGGACCTTCGCCGGTCAACGGATGTTGGTGATCGGCGGCGGCGGAGGCATTGGGCAGACCATTTGTGCCGGCCTGCTGGCGGCGGGAGCCGAGGTCTGGTGTCTGGATCATCCTGCCGTATCCGTGCCTGCGGGCACGCAGCCACTCCCCTGTGATCTGGCCGATCCTGCAGCGATTCACGCGGCGTTGGGCACGCTTGCCGCTTCCACCGCGCACCTCGATGGACTGATCCACGCGGCAGGGATCACCCGCGATGGCGTCCTCTGGAAGCTGACACCCGATGACTGGTCCAGCGTGATGCGCGTAAATCTCGACTCCGCCTACCACGCCCTGCACGCCGCGCTGCCGCTCCTGCGTCTGAGCCCACAGGGACGGGTAGTCCTAATCACCTCCATCAATGGGGAGCGGGGCAAGCGCGGACAATCGAACTACGCCGCCAGCAAAGCGGGACTCATCGGCCTGGCGCGGTCGCTGGCACGCGAGGTCGGTCCGCTGGGAATCCGGGTGAACTGTGTCGCCCCGGGGTTCATCAAGACTCCACTCACGGCTTCCCTGCCGGAAGCAGTCCGCGACGCGGCCATTGCGGAGACCGCCCTGGGCCGACTCGGCGAGCCCGCCGATGTCGCTCATGCGGTTCTCTTTCTCCTTTCTGCATACAGCCGCCACATTACGGGGCAGGTGCTCCGGGTCGATGGCGGACAGCTGATGGCGTGACCCCGCCAGAAGGATCGCCCCATGACTTCCCCCAGCACCACCACAATTCCGGTCGTACGCCGTCTTCGCCCGGATGATCTGGACGCGGTGATCGCCCTCGACGCCAAAGTCACGGGTCGTCGACGTGAGGAGTTCTTTCGGCAAAAGCTCCGCGCTGCACTGGCCGAGACGGGCATCGAGGTTTCTCTCGCCGCGGAATCCGATGGACTTTTCACCGGATTCCTGCTGGCCCGGGTCTACTACGGCGAATTTGGACTGCTGGAAAAGGTGGCAGTGCTTGACACCATCGGCGTCCATCCCGATTTCCGGCATCAGGGGGTCGGTCATGCGCTGATGCGGCAGCTCTATGCCAATCTGGCGGCGTTGGGGATCCCGCAACTCCAGACGGAAGTTGGGTGGTCGGACATCGGGCTCATGTCGTTCTTCCAGCAGGAGGGATTCGCCCCAGCCCCGCGCTTTTGCCTGGACCGTCTTATCGATCCCACGAAGCTGGAGCAAATGCGCGACGATCTTTGAGCGTGCTCAGCCGCAGTCGTGGAGCTAGCTCTGCTCCAGCGTTGCACGGATTTCTGCCATCAGGGTCCGATCCATCGTCGTTTCAGGATGATCCTCCCCCAGGACCCGTACTTTTGCAGGCAACGAAACTTCCAGAATCGCCAGCGCGCTGCCGGAGTCCCCTAGCGCATGGAGGACCGATGCCAGACTGTAAAGACTCCGCAATGTCGATGGATGCTCCTCGCCCAGCACTCGTCGCTGGACACTCAACACCTGTTCGTAATGCTCCCGTGCCGCCTCATACGCCTGCTGGCCGTAGTAGACACTTGCGAGGTTACTCCGGCTGTTGAGCGTCCCGGGATGCTCAGCGCCCAGCACATGGGTACGTCGCGACACCACGTCTTCATACGCTGCCTGTGATGCTTCCCAGGCCCCCTGACGTTTGAGCACGAGGGCCAGATTGTGGTGCAGCACCAGGGTTTCCGGATGGTCCTCACCCAGGGCGGATGTGAACGCTGCTGCGAGCTCTCCAAAGATGGCTCCGGCAGTTTCAAGATCCCCCAGATTCAGACTGAGCACACCGAGGGTGTTACGGGCCTGCAGCGACTCCCGGTGGGTCGCGCCATGCTCGGCGATCCGGCTGCGAAAAACGTCCTCTGCCAGCGGCAGCGCATCGGCATGTTTCCCCTGACGCAACAGCGTAATGGCGAGGGCGTGTTCGGCATCGGTCGTGATGGAGTGGGTCGCCCCCAGGGTCGCGCTGGCCAGGGCGAGGGCTTCCCTGAGTTGCGCTTCCGCCGCGACCGGCTCGCCTGCTGCCTGTGCTGCCTGGCCAGTCCGCACTTGTGTGCGCAACACTTCGGCATCCTCGGGTGAAGCCGTGGCCTGACGGTCCTGTAGCAGCGACTGCCAGAGCTGATAGCTCTCCCGGACTCGCCCCAGTCGCCCCCACAGATCAGCCTGCAGCTCCCGCAAAGCCAGCGTCCCGGATGCGGTCGGGCCGTGCACGGCTTCCACAAGAGCCACTGCCCGCTCCGCATTCGACTGGGCGGCACTGTACTGCCCCTGAGCTACCCGGAGCTGTGTCAGCCAGTGGAGCAACACCAGCTGATCCGTCGCTGCCAGTCCCGGTCGCCCCGACAGCACTTCGGCATGTGGTGCAAGCACATTGCTGGCTGCCCAATGGGCAGGCTGCTCCGGCGGCAGGGTGTCGAGGACCTGCCGCAGCGCAGCGACAGCGAAGGGCAGGGTGTCGCTCGCCTCCGGCAGCCGTCGCAGGAAGTCAGCGAACAGTGGCTGGAGGCGACCAAAGACCTGTCCTGCACCACCGGTGACGATCGAACGGGCGACCAGCGCAACCCGGTTCCGGGGACCCGCCATATCTGTCCCCACGGCATCAATCAGTCGGGTTGGGAGATCGGCCTCCGCAAAATACGAGAGCGTACCCGCCAATTGACGGGCCCCATCGGGGAGCTTGTCGAGACTCGCAAGGAAGGTCGCTCCCAGCCCCCGAAGCGCCCCGGTCGGCATCAGTTCTTCAACAATGCTGATCGCTTCATCGAGGACCGGCGCGACCCCAGCGGTGCGCTGACTCTCCAGAAAGGCCGCCGGGGTCAGCACCTGGGTGGCGAAACAGCGATTGAGCAGCTCCAGGGCCAGGGGCCAGTCCCCGACAGTCGCAGCGACCCCGTTCCAGTCTTCGGCGGTCGCGCTCTCTTCAGGCAGCTCATCCTGCAGACAGCGGATTGCTTCCGGACGATCGAGGCGACCGACTTCCAGATTGATGAGGAGCGGCATCTGTCGCGACCGGCTGGTGATGATGGTCGCGATATGCGCCGACCCGGCCGGACACCAGTCCGGGGCGGTGAGTCCTGGGGTCCCTGGGACAGGCTCCGGCAACTGGTCGATGACCCAGAGCAGACATTGCTGGGTGAAACGACGTTCCAGTTCTTCCCGCAGTCGGGACTCCAGCGAGATGCCCGCGGCGTGCATATCGGCCAGCGATGGCACCCGCTCTTCCAGTCGTTGCAGGATGGCGTAGAGCTGCTGCTCCCGGGTCGCAGGCTGCGAGGCATCGACCCACACGACGCCTCCTGGGAAAAACTCCTCGGCATAACGCCAGACAAACTCCAGCGCGAGGCGCGACTTCCCGCTCCCCGGCGCGCCGACCAGGGCGACCGACTGCTGCCCCTCCACGGAGACCAGCCGACGCAGCATGTCCGCGAGCATCCGGGCCCGGCCATAAAACTCCGCCCGGGGCATCGACGGGACGCCGACCATGGGGCGGTCGTCCAGAGGACGCCGACGCATGGGCATGATGGCGACATCCCGCATCTGCTCCCGCAGCTCGCTGGTGCGGCCTTCGCCCAGCAAGTCACGCATCGGCTGCGTGACCGGTCGCTGCAGACGCTGTCTGACCAGCCGCTCGATGGTCTCGATTTCAGTGGCCTGGGGCCAGTGGATCGAAGAGAGATCCGGGGGGAGCCACCGTACGACCTCCCGGTGGCGCGACGGGTCCGCTGGCAGCACGATCACCAGGTGCTCGATGCCGCGACGCTCGCCGGGGGAAAAGCCGCAGTGGTTCAGTCGCAATCGCCCATTCAATCTGACAAAAGGGGCTCCACCAGTACTCCGGATCCAGAAAGCAGACCACGACCGATGACGCCATTTCCGCTTCGAAGAGAGCTGCCGGAAAGGCCTCGCCATGCAGCAGGACCGTCCGATCCAGGAAGGCGAGGTCGGGGCCGAGCCGCTGATACACCTCTTCCACCTGCGGGGTGTCGCCCCGCCGGCAGTACGAGATGAAGATGGGCTGGCTGGTATCCATCAAAGCAAGGTACCAAGGGCATTTGCAGGGCTCCGCCGCCGGAACTACCAGGTCCCGTCGGGCTTGTAGACCACCAGGAAGGCTTCGGTCGAACCAGCCCCCGGCGACTTGGGCAGGATCCGTCCCAGCGACTGATTGACTACTACATTGCTTGTAGTTTCCCCGACTGAGATGACCCAGCCATCAGCATCTGCCACGACGCCACCCATGACTGTTGTAGCTCCAGCCACAGAGATCAGCTGCTCCCAGGCGGGTGCTCCGGACGATCGCTCGTACGCAATGACATAGCCATCCCAGATACCTGTTGGATTGCGCAGGCCGGAGCCAAAGTTGGTGCTGCTGTCGAATCGTCCAGAGACATAGATCTTGTCGGCCGTGGGGCTGACATCAAGGTCGATGAAGCCACTGGCCGAAGTGTTCGCCACAGCTCCAGGAAACGTCCGCTGGAAAACGTTGGTAAAGGTTGGTGTGACCGCGATGAGGAACGGAGTCAGCTCTCCCAGAACTCCAGCACCGATGCCGGTCACAGAAGCCCCATCGAACGAGCCGGTGATCCAGATCTCTGGTACTCCACCATTGATGCCTCCGGCGGCACTGTCCACGACCAGCGCATGAGGGTAGATGTTCCCGACCACAGGGTAGTCACGACCCAGAGTCGGGGTGCCCAGCACATTGATCTGCCCCAGGAACATGTGCAGGCGCGAAATGGGCGCCGTGTACGGCGATCCCCCGCATGGCGATCCCCCATTACACCAGTCCACTTCTCTGGTGTACGCCCCAACAAAGTGCGTGACACCGGCGGTATCCACATCCAGTGCAAAGACGAGTTGCTCACCCGGACTGCCGAAGACGGCGCTGTCGTTGATGATCCGATCCGTGATGTAAGTGCCGTTCGTCGTGTTGATGCGTGTGATGAATCCGTCCCACCCGGTAACAGGGGTTGAAGTCCTGACTCCCCCTCCGAAGTTGACACTGCCGAGAAATCCACCAGCCAGCAGCAGGTGTTCACCTTCGACTGGTCGCATGAGCGTGGCATCTTTTAGCAGGACGCGCCCCGATGGTGCAGTCACAACATAGGCATCGCCCCAGATGTTCTGCCCTGTGAAACCATTCAGTTTGAGGGCAAAAGCGTTTTCATCTGTGGGGTGATCATGACTGGTGCCACCATTGTTGAAAGTTGTCGTGCCGACAAACATTCCGGCAATCAGAACATTCTCCTGACTGTCGATCTGGACCTCGGTCACCATGATGAACGCACCCTGGCTTGCTGCTGGGCATCGGAGCTGCAGAGTTCCGAGGCTGAGTACTCCCGTGAACGTGCCTCCGATGTACATGTTTGACTGGCTGTCGATCGCCAGGGTTTGCATCGAGACATTGAACCTCGACGCAACATTGCTGGTACCACCCTCCTGCATATCAAAGTTTGTCGCGAAGCCCGACCCCTCCTCACCCGCATTCAGACGGAACGTGAACGACCCCGGGGTCCCTGGACTCGCTACGCCATCGTCGCGATACTCATAGGGCACGGTCCGGGTTTCCGGAACGTTCGTCAGGTTGTCATACGCGATGGGACAATCGAAAAAGACGATCGGTGTGCCATTGACCCGTTGCCAGCCTTCCCCGGTGTCGCCAAAGTCCCCGTCATTGTTCCAGTTGAACCGTACTTCCACCTGCCGATCAGGGGCCGAGGCCGGTACCGCAAAATGCCGGGGCGCAGCGATCCGACGACCCCTGGCTGGATCCAGCGCAACGAGTCTGGGATTTCAAGGAAGAGCGTTTCGCCGGTGGTGGGGTTGTAAGTCCCACTCGGCGGATCAACCTGGTAGGAGAACTGTTTGGTGGCTGTTCCCTGCGGTGTATCGACCCGGACTGACCCCTCGTAAATCCCAGGTGTCCCGGGGTACTCCACAGTCGGGGCGATCTGGTTGGGGCTGCCGCCGCCCGAAATGATGGGGGCCCCGGCACCAAAGTTCCAGACATAGTTCAGCGGGCTTGGCGGCACGTTCAGTGCCCCGACTTCCCAGGTATCGGTTCCAAACGTCTCGCCCCCGTCATCACAGGGCGAGGAATAGATTGAGGG
This window contains:
- the oah gene encoding 6-oxocyclohex-1-ene-1-carbonyl-CoA hydrolase, which encodes MTLKDHTLAASPAQSGVLYEERPLTTLDGASHPVLHTVWITLDNPSQLNSYTTDMVKSVILGMRRASADRAAVAVVFTGTGTQAFCTGGNTKEYAEYYAGRPEEYRQYMRLFNDMVSSILMCDKPVICRVNGMRLAGGQEIGMACDFSVAQDLALFGQAGPRHGSAPDGGSTDFLPLFVGIEAAMESCTLCEPWSAHKAMQLGLLTNITPALRVGDTWHPNPLVITDQLLDAYGRPVLGTPKSGEARDAGKSLLQSGTLDLTLLDEAVEQLIWKLANTMPGCLSKTIESVRKHKLEHWDRNKESNRAWLALNMMTEGRAGFRAFNEGTKACREADFLLIRQRIAEGVGWNDALTAEALAKVHASANGQLQSSWNEASGQ
- the bcrC gene encoding Benzoyl-CoA reductase subunit C; translated protein: MSTAAPPLSARQQFLRRAEDCYRDYSLQSVQDWKAATGGLAIGYMPIYIPRELLHSQGVLPVGLMGGGDDLEIIRGDAYYQSYICHIPRSTIELGLNGSLDPLDGMLFPAICDVIRNLSGMWKLLFPDKFAMYLDVPQDFHRLRGGRFWRQELEQLASQLTACGARPYDPDALRESLALYNTNRRLVQALYDLRIREPWRVPTSELYPLLRAGMVLPVETFTSWLEEFYQLLLADDTCRPMDQARVLLTGSFCEQPPLGLIRTLERAGCYIVDDDFAIIHRWLQHDIPLEGDPLENLANAFLEDAMASPTRYIDEAVKGAELVQRVQASRAEGVLFCAPSFCDPALLDQPMTVAAIEAAGIPWTAFKYSENTGQFQVIREQAGTFADALKLWSGH
- the bcrB gene encoding Benzoyl-CoA reductase subunit B; protein product: MSTSPPVVQKDSSQIRQKEMIAAHFHRLALSPETGENNVYTFVPGNLTELIRAFDLLPVLPEINALQSGMRGKSREYIALAEKAGHSEDVCTYVKCDLGMMKSGNIGPTGERLPDPDLLLLSYTGCFTFLKWFEILQQEYKAPVVMLHVPYQGDGTITPHMRDYVVEQLRDKVIPALEEISGQAYDEAKLKGLLARSRQAEDDLVWVLQSARHRPSPIDAYFGAVYYVGPIFSAFRGTEEAVGYYRALREEVEERMAAGLGPVTPEGQLAEERYRVVVEGPPNWTSFREFWQMFVDEGAVVVASTYTKVGGTYDFGFRHDPEHPLETLADYCLGCYTNLNFPSRIDMLCRYIEEYQADGFLINSVKSCNSFSAGQLLILREVERRTGRPGGFIESDLVDPRYFSPANIKNRLESYFQMLDQKRSGGH
- the dch_2 gene encoding Cyclohexa-1,5-dienecarbonyl-CoA hydratase; its protein translation is MTTAATLDPVHLDLQHEGALAVVTLSGPPGNVLDLPMMQALSTTLTALSAQPALRAVVLTGAGKHFSFGASVPEHLPERVGTMLPSFHQLMLQVLKFPVPVMAAIRGACLGGGLELALVCHRIVGTAECRLGQPEITLGVFAPVASVLLASRIGQARAEDLCLTGRVIEAPTALAWGLLDDVTDDPVAASIDWAVAHYLPRSAVALRHAMRALRWQLIQQMQQLLPLLEHAYLNELMATADATEGLQAFLEKRSPLWRHE
- the had gene encoding 6-hydroxycyclohex-1-ene-1-carbonyl-CoA dehydrogenase, with amino-acid sequence MLDEERLCGLLMQRLQRRLNMQVLSYQVVTPSAPMVWTPREETPGPREVLVAVEGCGVCHTDLGFFYDGVPTRHPFPLTLGHEVSGRVVATGPGAEVWLNEAVIVPAVIPCGTCPACRAGRGTVCPQQVFPGSDLHGGFGTHLRVPAHGLCPVPDLNDPLTNPAGLTLADLSVIADAVSTPYQAIVRSELQPGDLAIFIGAGGIGGFGVQLAAAMGAHVIAIDVNERRLSLMAEHGATLGLRADALDFKALRQAVQHQASLLEVPSWRTVIFETSGTAKGQELAFGLLGHGSTLMVVGFTSDKVQVRLSNLMAFDARAMGNWGCLPEHYPAVLQLVLSGAVQLRPFVEHHPLSAINDIFPALHERRITRRVILQPAGGTA